A stretch of the uncultured Trichococcus sp. genome encodes the following:
- a CDS encoding LemA family protein: protein MDWLIGIIVVAAIIGAVWISLYNSLVKNKLWVTEAWSQIDVQLKRRNDLIPNIVETVKGYAKYEQETLTKVIDLRNMISDMGTEDPAKKMELSNQLSSQLRTVFALAEAYPDLKANQNFLALQEELSATENKIAYARQLYNSSVTQYNIKLGTFPSNIVANVHGFRPEVVLATPEEEKNVPKVSF from the coding sequence AGTGGCAGCAATCATCGGGGCAGTATGGATTTCGTTGTATAACAGTCTTGTGAAAAATAAATTGTGGGTTACGGAGGCTTGGAGCCAGATCGATGTCCAATTGAAACGCAGGAATGATCTGATCCCGAACATCGTTGAAACAGTCAAAGGTTATGCGAAATATGAGCAGGAAACGCTGACGAAAGTCATCGATCTGCGGAATATGATTTCCGATATGGGAACCGAAGATCCGGCCAAAAAGATGGAGCTGTCCAATCAGCTGTCGAGTCAATTGCGGACCGTCTTCGCTTTGGCGGAAGCATACCCCGATCTGAAGGCGAACCAGAATTTCCTGGCTTTACAGGAAGAGCTGTCCGCAACGGAAAATAAAATCGCTTATGCGCGCCAACTGTACAATTCCAGTGTCACGCAGTACAACATCAAACTGGGCACATTCCCGAGCAATATCGTGGCAAACGTCCATGGTTTCCGTCCGGAAGTCGTTCTGGCTACCCCGGAAGAAGAAAAGAATGTACCGAAAGTATCGTTCTGA
- the htpX gene encoding zinc metalloprotease HtpX, giving the protein MLHQQIEQNKRRTVLIVFLFFLLFAALGAAIGYLNWDNALSGLTLALIIGVAYVAIMVAQSTQVVMSLNNAKEITDKAQFPMLWNIVEEMTIVTRLPFPRIFVIEDESPNAFAAGNSPEKASVAVTTGLLKKLNREELTGVMAHEFAHIRNYDIRLATVALAIAGLIAFLAQFSTRMMFWGGGGRRRKSDNSGGAGIILLILSLLILVLSPFVATIIRLALSRNREYLADASAVEFTRNPEGLISALKKIATSEPMEAANAASASLYIVNPFKRMKEAEAENDGLFSTHPSTVNRIKRLEAM; this is encoded by the coding sequence TTGCTCCATCAACAAATTGAGCAGAATAAACGGCGCACCGTATTGATTGTATTCTTATTCTTTCTCCTGTTTGCGGCATTGGGTGCGGCGATCGGTTACCTGAATTGGGATAATGCCTTGTCCGGGCTTACGTTGGCTTTGATCATCGGGGTGGCCTACGTCGCCATCATGGTGGCGCAATCCACCCAAGTGGTCATGAGCTTGAACAACGCAAAGGAAATAACCGATAAGGCGCAATTCCCGATGCTCTGGAATATCGTCGAGGAAATGACGATCGTGACGCGGTTGCCTTTCCCGAGGATCTTCGTCATCGAGGACGAAAGCCCGAATGCGTTTGCGGCCGGGAATTCGCCGGAAAAAGCATCCGTCGCCGTGACGACCGGCTTGTTGAAGAAATTGAACCGCGAAGAATTGACTGGGGTGATGGCGCATGAATTTGCGCATATCCGCAACTATGACATCCGCTTAGCTACTGTCGCTTTGGCGATTGCAGGATTGATCGCATTTTTGGCTCAATTCAGCACCCGGATGATGTTTTGGGGGGGCGGCGGCCGGAGACGCAAGAGTGACAACAGCGGTGGAGCCGGGATCATATTACTGATCCTTTCCTTGCTGATTCTTGTCCTATCGCCTTTTGTAGCAACGATCATTCGTCTCGCGCTGTCCCGCAACCGGGAGTATCTGGCGGATGCGAGTGCGGTTGAGTTCACGCGCAATCCGGAAGGGTTGATATCCGCTTTGAAGAAAATAGCGACAAGCGAACCGATGGAGGCAGCAAATGCCGCCAGCGCATCGCTTTATATTGTGAATCCTTTCAAACGGATGAAGGAGGCCGAAGCGGAAAATGATGGATTGTTTTCGACGCACCCCTCAACGGTAAACCGAATCAAAAGATTGGAAGCTATGTAA
- a CDS encoding D-alanine--D-alanine ligase, with protein sequence MKIYLIYGGKSAEHDISILTAHSIIKAIYFNYYEVVPVYITKAGAWIQGQSLSEPVAFSENLYLEPGSEKRFADSQEGKSYGKLISPADIQSEDAVIFPVLHGPNGEDGTVQGLFEVLDMPYVGCGVLASASGMDKIVSKHLFQQAGLPQVPYVAVTRNDWKNDREKIFIQCEGSLIYPMYVKPANMGSSVGISKATNLEELTAAIETAFRYDRRVVVEQGIEAREIEIAVLGNDDVHTSVPGEIVKTKDFYDYEEKYGNEEVLLQIPAELPEEITAKLQNYATIAFRALDGSGLSRCDFFVTKNNEIYINEVNTLPGFTSRSMYPLLWEETGLKYSDLVEELIQLALKRHEEKVSYQFVE encoded by the coding sequence ATGAAAATTTATTTGATTTATGGCGGAAAGAGCGCTGAGCACGATATCTCGATCCTGACGGCACATTCGATCATAAAGGCGATTTATTTCAACTATTATGAAGTTGTGCCCGTCTATATCACTAAGGCAGGCGCATGGATTCAAGGGCAATCCCTTTCCGAACCAGTGGCATTCTCAGAAAACCTTTACTTGGAGCCGGGTTCCGAGAAGCGCTTTGCCGATTCACAGGAAGGGAAATCCTACGGCAAACTTATTTCACCGGCAGATATCCAGTCTGAAGATGCTGTCATTTTCCCGGTACTGCATGGACCGAACGGCGAAGATGGTACGGTCCAGGGGCTGTTTGAAGTCCTGGATATGCCTTACGTCGGCTGCGGTGTCCTTGCCAGCGCCAGCGGGATGGACAAAATCGTCAGCAAACACCTTTTCCAACAAGCTGGGTTGCCGCAAGTGCCTTACGTGGCCGTTACCCGTAATGACTGGAAAAATGACCGCGAGAAAATCTTCATCCAATGCGAAGGCAGCCTGATTTATCCGATGTACGTAAAGCCAGCCAATATGGGCTCAAGCGTCGGCATCTCCAAAGCTACGAATCTTGAAGAGTTGACCGCTGCAATCGAGACGGCTTTCCGCTACGACCGTCGCGTGGTCGTTGAACAAGGTATCGAAGCCCGTGAAATCGAAATCGCGGTATTGGGAAATGACGATGTCCATACCTCCGTGCCTGGTGAAATCGTTAAGACCAAAGATTTCTACGACTACGAAGAGAAATACGGCAATGAAGAAGTCTTGCTGCAGATCCCGGCTGAGTTACCGGAAGAAATCACCGCCAAATTGCAGAATTATGCAACAATCGCTTTCCGGGCGCTTGACGGCAGCGGTTTGAGCCGTTGCGATTTCTTTGTGACCAAAAACAATGAAATCTATATCAACGAAGTCAACACTCTGCCTGGCTTCACTTCCCGCAGCATGTACCCGCTGCTTTGGGAAGAAACTGGATTGAAATACAGCGATCTGGTGGAAGAGTTGATTCAGTTGGCTTTGAAACGCCATGAAGAAAAAGTATCCTATCAATTTGTAGAATGA